A single window of Granulibacter bethesdensis DNA harbors:
- the acs gene encoding acetate--CoA ligase encodes MSEPTLIHVKPSLADSAHVNARRHSLMTHQAGTDPDAFWAEEARRIPWFREPTLIKSTSFEGDVSIRWFEDGRLNASVACLDQHLETRGDQIAILWEGDEPGTQGSLTYRQLHDRVCRLANVMKSMGIGRGDRVTIYLPMVMEAAIAMLACARIGAVHAVVFGGFSPDSLADRIRDSESSLLITADEGRRGGRKVPLKRNADEALSRVDCIRNVIVVTVTGGDVNMQAGRDQRYETLIEAASSDCPPEEMNAEDPLFILYTSGSTGTPKGVLHTTGGYMVWASFTHELVFDYHAPEVYWCTADVGWITGHTYIVYGPLANGATTLMFEGVPNYPDSSRFWQVVDKYNVSIFYTAPTAIRALMREGDAPVKKTSRKSLRILGTVGEPINPEAWRWYYEVVGEERCPVIDTWWQTETGGHLITPLPGAVAQKPGSATLPLPGVKAVLVDNEGNVLEGEAEGSLCIADSWPGQMRTLYGDHERFVQTYFSTYKGLYFTGDGARRDADGYFWITGRIDDVLNVSGHRLGTAEVESALVAHGDVAEAAVVGVPHDIKGQGIYAFVTLKDGYEPSDTLRNELINWVRRQIGPIATPDVIQWAPGLPKTRSGKIMRRILRKIACNETDGLGDISTLADPSVVEDLIANRPT; translated from the coding sequence ATGTCCGAGCCGACCCTGATTCATGTGAAGCCGTCTCTTGCGGATTCGGCCCATGTGAATGCCCGCCGCCACAGTCTGATGACCCATCAGGCCGGAACGGATCCCGATGCCTTCTGGGCCGAAGAAGCCAGGCGCATCCCGTGGTTCCGGGAACCAACCCTGATCAAAAGCACGTCCTTCGAGGGTGATGTCTCGATCCGCTGGTTCGAGGATGGCCGCCTGAACGCCTCTGTCGCCTGTCTGGATCAGCATCTGGAAACACGCGGCGATCAGATCGCCATTCTGTGGGAAGGCGATGAACCCGGAACACAGGGCAGCCTGACCTATCGCCAGTTGCATGACCGCGTCTGCCGTCTGGCGAATGTCATGAAATCCATGGGTATCGGGCGAGGTGATCGCGTTACGATCTACCTGCCGATGGTGATGGAAGCCGCCATTGCGATGCTGGCCTGCGCCCGTATCGGCGCGGTGCATGCTGTGGTGTTCGGCGGCTTTTCCCCCGACAGCCTTGCCGACCGTATCCGTGACAGCGAATCCAGCCTGCTCATCACCGCCGATGAAGGTCGCCGGGGCGGACGGAAAGTGCCGCTGAAGCGCAATGCCGATGAGGCCCTGTCCAGGGTTGACTGCATCCGGAACGTGATTGTCGTCACCGTCACCGGCGGCGATGTCAACATGCAGGCAGGGCGCGATCAACGATACGAAACCCTGATCGAGGCAGCCTCCTCCGACTGTCCGCCAGAGGAAATGAACGCCGAAGATCCTCTGTTCATTCTCTATACCTCCGGCAGCACCGGCACGCCGAAAGGCGTCCTGCATACCACCGGCGGCTATATGGTCTGGGCCAGCTTCACGCATGAGCTGGTGTTCGACTACCACGCCCCCGAAGTATACTGGTGCACGGCGGATGTGGGCTGGATCACCGGCCATACCTATATCGTGTACGGACCGCTGGCGAATGGCGCGACCACGCTGATGTTCGAGGGCGTGCCAAACTACCCGGACAGCAGCCGTTTCTGGCAGGTTGTCGACAAATACAACGTTTCGATCTTCTACACCGCGCCGACCGCAATCCGTGCGCTGATGCGAGAAGGCGATGCACCGGTCAAAAAGACCTCCCGCAAATCCCTGCGCATTCTCGGCACGGTGGGCGAGCCGATCAATCCGGAAGCATGGCGCTGGTATTACGAGGTCGTCGGCGAAGAACGCTGCCCGGTCATCGACACATGGTGGCAGACGGAAACCGGCGGTCATCTGATCACGCCGCTGCCCGGCGCAGTCGCCCAAAAGCCCGGCAGCGCCACCCTGCCACTCCCCGGCGTCAAGGCGGTTCTGGTCGATAACGAGGGCAATGTGCTGGAGGGCGAAGCCGAAGGCAGTCTCTGCATCGCCGATAGCTGGCCGGGCCAGATGAGGACGCTGTATGGCGATCATGAGCGGTTCGTGCAGACCTACTTCTCCACCTACAAAGGTCTGTATTTCACCGGCGACGGCGCCCGTCGCGATGCAGATGGCTATTTCTGGATCACCGGGCGTATCGACGATGTGCTGAACGTCTCCGGCCACCGTCTCGGCACGGCCGAGGTTGAAAGCGCTCTGGTCGCCCATGGTGATGTGGCGGAAGCTGCCGTGGTGGGCGTGCCGCACGACATCAAGGGTCAGGGAATCTATGCGTTCGTCACCCTGAAGGACGGGTACGAACCCAGCGACACACTGCGCAACGAGCTGATCAACTGGGTCCGGCGGCAGATCGGGCCGATTGCCACGCCGGATGTGATCCAATGGGCACCCGGACTGC
- the ccmI gene encoding c-type cytochrome biogenesis protein CcmI, with amino-acid sequence MIWLLIAALALVCVAPLGWSLRKNTVMLRGQREAAMALHRAQLLELDRDLAEGRIAPPEHATALVEVQRRLLASDASIDTAPRSAARLPILGCMILIPLAALALYWPSGQPRVPSAPYAQRMAEAQRQARNIDDLVAKLRERVDSLDPHSEEARQGFLLLGTVEGRMGHMQQAVAAWRKALAVRYEPGLAARIAEADSEIAGKVTPEARTMFERALKEAPANAPWISLVKKRLQSGME; translated from the coding sequence CGGAAAAATACCGTGATGCTGCGCGGTCAGCGGGAAGCAGCCATGGCCCTGCACCGCGCCCAATTGCTGGAACTGGACCGCGACCTGGCCGAGGGGCGCATCGCCCCACCGGAACACGCCACCGCCCTTGTGGAAGTGCAGCGCCGTTTGCTGGCCAGCGATGCCAGCATCGATACCGCGCCACGTTCTGCCGCACGCCTGCCGATACTGGGCTGCATGATCCTGATCCCGTTGGCGGCGCTGGCGCTCTACTGGCCATCCGGGCAGCCCCGTGTTCCCTCTGCCCCCTATGCGCAGCGCATGGCAGAGGCCCAGAGACAGGCACGGAATATCGATGATCTGGTGGCAAAGCTGCGGGAACGGGTCGATTCGCTTGATCCGCATAGCGAGGAAGCGCGTCAGGGCTTCCTGCTGCTCGGCACCGTGGAAGGTCGGATGGGCCACATGCAGCAAGCCGTCGCCGCGTGGCGCAAGGCGCTTGCTGTCCGGTACGAACCGGGCCTTGCCGCCCGGATCGCCGAAGCAGACTCTGAAATCGCCGGAAAGGTCACACCGGAAGCCCGCACCATGTTCGAGCGCGCCCTGAAAGAAGCGCCTGCCAATGCGCCATGGATTTCCCTGGTCAAAAAACGGCTTCAATCCGGCATGGAATAA